The sequence tttcatatttattttcagCGGGAGCAGCAAATAAATCCGCCCGTGATCTTGCCCGAGACACAGCAGCAAAACAAAATGGCGCTCGTAAACGTGCAAAGCTCTACAACCAGGGATATTTATTGGAAGCTGTAAGTTTAATGGATAACGTAGATAATGTAGATTACCTCACGTGTTCAGGGGTTGAAAATGACCGATTTTTACGTGACGTAACATTTTTAATGCAATTAATTAATGATAAATTCCTACTCCTAATTCTTTCCAGCTCAATGAAGCGATGTCCAAGAGGAATGGTGCCGGTTTCACCAATAGTGGCCTTGTATTTGTAGCGACAAACACCGCTAGAAGCACGACAGAGGACAATGGGCAAAGATATTCCGACCCATTGAATTTAAGCCAAAAGGCAGTTCAGGTAGACAAAAATCAGTATGCCGAAAAACGTTCGACTGCTGGCAAAAAACATCGGACAGGTTTTGAACTCAAAAACAATTGTACAATGACAAAACTAATTCTCaccgtacacagaaaaaaatttcgtggtaaaaactactattttgtagactacgctctgtttttaaaactaccatGAAATTTCAGTGAATTCTACCAcggtttcagagaaattcaccactgtttcagttcatgtgacaacattccgcatgggccacagttgatttttactgcgcgcatggtaaaatcaaacgggtttgttatctgctgaaaatcgtcggtgcatattcttaaaataaccctcggaatggtagtttcgactgcaatatttttttgcgtgtagtcaGAAAAATCGTCAATCGATTCAATCGTTGACATTAATGAAAATAGCTAGTCAAACACGACGTCGTTGAAACCAGGTTCAGCTAGAAAGCTAGTAACCGAGTTTACTGCCAACGTTTCAAATAACCCAACGAAAAGCTCATATCAGCGATGGAAGCGTCTGATCCCAGATTATCCACCGAGTTGTAAGGGAAATTGAAGATGCCTTCGATGACTGGGATGTTGGTCTAAATACAAGTCCACAAGTCCTTGCCAGCAAAGTGTCTGCTGATGATATGCAACCAGACTCAAAGCCCGATGATCGATCACGTTTCCCAGTTCCTTGTCTGTCTCACGGTCATGGTAATGGATCTCGGCCAAGTAATCGCGCCTTCTCAATTCTTCCAACAAGCTCTGACGAAGATTTACCGAATGACAGGAAGCTTGCTAGACCTGGAAATAATAAATACGTTTTATACATTCACCAGAGAAAGTACAGCAGCGGGTTGCTTCAAGAGTAGGAGAAAACAATTTGTCACAGATTACAACATTGGCTTTTGCAACACGAATCAACAAAGGCATCGCTGAGAAAATCGCTAACTtgaacaaagcaatgaaatacGCAGTTGCGCGTAAAGTTATTCGAGACGTTGAGTGTCAATACATCAAAATAACCATGACAAActgttttttcttgaatttcatgatttatttcttGAATCTTATGTGACTTTATTTTTACTTCACGTGGTTAGTCATTAACCACAGAGCATTTGGGctattctacgagtcgagtgacgtgaggtgagtcgattttagcaattctcacgtgaggtgaccatgttattcaaatggggctatacgactcttctcacgtcattcgagcaatctcacgtcactccactcgtagaataagcccaattttcataaaatgtcTCCATTTTCACTTCACGTGGGCTGTTGCCATATACAGGACATTTTACTTGAATTGTTACGTTACTTTTCATCTGTTTGTTATGTTTATGATAAACCAAACCATGTTTGGTAAATTTTAACATTGTATGGCTTTCAtttgattaataaataaatattcatatcAAAAGCAGTTTATTCAATTTTCTAGTAAAATACTATCGAACAGTAAAAATTGTGGTTATACCATACACCGTATTGTAGAACTACTTATTTCATTACTATTCATAACAATACGTGCATAATACCCCTTTTTGTACAGCTACTTTagagaaacaattgaatttaaGGTAAAATTCATTTAATGCTCAGTTTTATCAACAATAAGTTTACTAtaaatcgaatttttttttttaaccagttcatttattttgtaggctcagtcgtgtgtgacactttgcggagccgcaattctcaagtatgatatatttacatggtatatcatcttatcttaacagttagttgggaggggacatagaccataatactcgtggcgactcaaggttagaaaaacttaatacaggacggacggggtagggatttgggtttaggttatttcagctgctcatccgggcgtttgacgttgaacgttgaaaacggttttgcgtggcgtcgtgctcgattttggttcgtcaggagcatcttccggatggccagagcttcggggtacatggtacagagaaacagaatcggacaaaaaaaaactgagaaagagaagaatataggcattaaactttgatgtcagccaaacaaagaaaggcatagatggcctgcatatatatcacatcgcgatctcccaaaacacctcttatatcccggaagggttgtttacctcgggccacaagggtatccaatagttgctctctggaggcgtcattttccgagcaataccaaactacgtgatcgatgtcatcgtaaccggctccgcacctacataggttgctatcgaccaggtttattctgtagagatgtgtgtttagtgaatagtgattagacataagtctcgacatcgtgcgaatgaagcctcgacttaagtcctcacctctgaaccacgctcgcgcagaaactttaggaactatggaaaatagccaccgtccaagttcattgtgtgaccaaatcatttgccaattttgaagagtactctgacggactaatgggaaaaactcgttattagagatttgtctatcataaacttcaccttcctgtgcgcccacctttgctagcgagtccgccttctcattgccatagattaggcaatgggatgggacccatacaaaggtaatcttgaatgatctttcgaccaaatcacacatctgctctcttatcgttgtaagaaagtaagatgcgtgcttaacaggtttcatcgaccggagtgcctcgatagaactaagactatccgagaagatgaaataatggtctacgggctgatcggaaattatccccaaagcgaaattaattgctgccagctcagcaacataaaccgaacacggttcttgaagttttcggaaggtggttgaacttacgttgaaaacaccgaagccagtggatccgttaatgcgagaaccatcagtgaaatatctgttattgcaattgacatgttcatatttttcagaaaaaatggaagggatagatatttgtcgaagatgatctggt comes from Armigeres subalbatus isolate Guangzhou_Male chromosome 2, GZ_Asu_2, whole genome shotgun sequence and encodes:
- the LOC134209252 gene encoding uncharacterized protein LOC134209252; its protein translation is MFSDEVHFCCDILNHSCVKISPNSPKKRNNASKNAGAANKSARDLARDTAAKQNGARKRAKLYNQGYLLEALNEAMSKRNGAGFTNSGLVFVATNTARSTTEDNGQRYSDPLNLSQKAVQVDKNQYAEKPRFLLVARNSPCETSVPVRWQSKLKST